From a single Miscanthus floridulus cultivar M001 chromosome 8, ASM1932011v1, whole genome shotgun sequence genomic region:
- the LOC136476464 gene encoding protein TOPLESS-RELATED PROTEIN 2-like — protein MSSLSRELVFLILQFLDEEKFKETVHKLEQESGFYFNMKHFEDLVQSGEWDEVERYLSGFTKVEDNRYSMKIFFEIRKQKYLEALDRHDRAKAVEILVKDLKVFASFNEELFKEITQLLTLENFRQNEQLSKYGDTKSARNIMLLELKKLIEANPLFRDKLNFPPFKASRLRTLINQSLNWQHQLCKNPRPNPDIKTLFTDHSCAAPTNGARAPPPANGPLVGSIPKSAGFPPMGAHAPFQPVVSPSPNAIAGWMTNANPSLPHAAVAQGPPGLIQAPNTAAFLKHPRTPTSAPGIDYQSADSEHLMKRMRVGQPDEVSFSGVSHPANMYTQEDLPKQVSRTLNQGSTVMSLDFHPVQQTILLVGTNVGDIAVWEVGSRERIAHKTFKVWDIGSCTLPLQASLMKDAAISVNRCLWSPDGTILGVAFSKHIVQTYTFVPNGDLRQQAEIDAHIGGVNDIAFSHPNKTLSVITCGDDKLIKVWDAQTGQKQYTFEGHEAPVYSVCPHYKESIQFIFSTAIDGKIKAWLYDCLGSRVDYDAPGHWCTTMAYSADGTRLFSCGTSKEGDSHLVEWNETEGAIKRTYNGFRKRSLGVVQFDTTRNRFLAAGDEFLVKFWDMDNNNILTTTDCDGGLAASSRLRFNREGSLLAVTTSDNGIKILANTDGQRLLRMLESRAFDGSRGPPQQINTKPPIVALGPVSNVSSPIAVNAERPDRILPAVSTSGLAPMDPSRTPDVKPRITDESEKVKTWKLADIVDNGHLRALHLTDTDTNPSKVVRLLYTNNGIALLALGSNAVHKLWKWQRGDRNPSGKSTASVAPHLWQAANGILMTNDTNDGNPEEASACIALSKNDSYVMSASGGKVSLFNMMTFKVMTTFMAPPPAATFLAFHPQDNNIIAIGMEDSTIQIYNVRIDDVKSKLKGHQKKITGLAFSQSMNVLVSSGADAQLCVWSIDGWEKKKSRYIQPPANRPGTLVGDTRVQFHNDQTHLLVVHESQLAIYDGNLECLRSWSPRDALPAPISSAIYSCDGLLVYAAFCDGAIGVFEAESLRLRCRIAPSAYIPPSILACAGRVYPLVVAAHPMEPNQIALGMSDGKVHVVEPLDGDPKWGTAPPQDNGAHPAISAAPSAATNQASDQPTR, from the exons ATGTCGTCTCTTAGCAGGGAGCTGGTTTTCCTCATCCTGCAGTTCCTCGATGAGGAGAAGTTCAAGGAGACGGTGCACAA GCTGGAGCAGGAGTCGGGCTTCTACTTCAACATGAAGCACTTCGAGGACCTCGTGCAGAGCGGCGAGTGGGACGAGGTGGAGAGGTACCTCAGCGGCTTCACCAAGGTGGAGGACAACCGCTACTCCATGAAGATCTTCTTTGAGATCCGCAAGCAGAAGTACCTCGAGGCCCTTGATAG GCATGATAGGGCCAAGGCTGTGGAGATTCTCGTGAAGGATCTCAAGGTGTTCGCCTCCTTCAATGAGGAGCTGTTCAAGGAGATAACACAGCTGCTGACCTTGGAGAATTTTAG GCAAAATGAGCAGCTGTCCAAGTACGGGGACACAAAGTCAGCCCGGAATATCATGCTTTTGGAGCTCAAAAAGCTCATTGAAGCGAACCCCCTGTTCCGGGACAAGCTGAATTTCCCACCATTCAAAGCTTCGAGGCTTCGCACATTGATCAATCAAAG TCTAAACTGGCAACATCAGCTCTGCAAGAACCCCAGACCAAACCCTGACATCAAGACACTCTTTACTGATCACTCTTGTGCTGCTCCTACCAATGGAGCAAGAGCACCTCCACCTGCCAATGGTCCGCTTGTTGGATCCATCCCTAAGTCAGCTGGATTTCCACCAATGGGTGCTCATGCT CCATTTCAACCTGTGGTGTCGCCATCTCCAAACGCAATTGCAGGTTGGATGACAAATGCCAACCCCTCTTTGCCTCATGCTGCTGTTGCACAAGGACCACCTGGTCTCATTCAGGCTCCAAACACAG CGGCATTTCTAAAGCATCCTAGAACCCCTACAAGTGCACCTGGCATTGATTACCAATCTGCAGATTCAGAACATCTCATGAAAAGAATGCGTGTTGGACAACCAGATGAG GTATCTTTCTCTGGTGTAAGCCATCCTGCCAATATGTACACACAAGAAGACCTTCCCAAACAAGTTTCTCGTACCCTTAATCAGGGTTCTACTGTTATGAGCTTGGATTTCCACCCCGTTCAACAAACCATTCTTTTAG TTGGAACAAATGTTGGTGACATTGCGGTGTGGGAAGTTGGTTCACGGGAAAGGATAGCTCACAAGACTTTCAAAGTTTGGGATATTGGTTCCTGTACCTTGCCTCTGCAG GCTTCGCTGATGAAAGATGCTGCAATATCTGTCAATAGATGTCTGTGGAGCCCAGATGGAACTATTCTAG GTGTTGCTTTCTCGAAGCATATTGTTCAGACATATACTTTTGTCCCTAATGGAGATTTGCGGCAGCAAGCAGAG ATTGATGCACACATCGGTGGGGTTAATGATATAGCCTTCTCTCACCCTAATAAAACTCTATCTGTCATTACATGTGGTGATGATAAACTCATTAAG GTGTGGGATGCTCAAACAGGACAAAAGCAGTACACTTTTGAAGGCCATGAAGCTCCTGTGTATTCTGTATGCCCTCACTACAAGGAGTCCATTCAG TTTATCTTCTCTACTGCCATTGATGGGAAAATCAAGGCATGGTTGTATGATTGCTTGGGCTCAAGAGTTGACTATGATGCTCCTGGACATTGGTGTACTACGATGGCTTACAGTGCTGATGGTACAAG GCTATTCTCTTGTGGTACTAGTAAAGAAGGTGATTCACACTTGGTTGAATGGAATGAAACTGAAGGGGCTATTAAGAGGACATACAATGGCTTCAGGAAACGTTCACTCGGTGTTGTTCAGTTTGACACAACTAGGAATCGCTTCTTGGCTGCTGGAGATGAATTTCTTGTTAAATTCTGGGATATGGATAACAATAACATACTAACAACAACAGACTGTGACGGTGGACTGGCA GCAAGCTCTCGTCTGAGATTCAATAGAGAAGGTTCATTACTTGCAGTTACAACAAGTGATAATGGAATAAAAATACTTGCCAACACTGATGGACAGCGCTTGCTTAGGATGCTTGAGAGTAGAGCATTTGATGGCTCTAGAGGACCTCCTCAACAAATAAATACCAAG CCTCCAATTGTTGCCCTTGGTCCTGTTTCAAATGTCAGCAGTCCTATAGCAGTAAATGCCGAGCGACCTGATCGGATCTTGCCTGCAGTGTCGACAAGTGGCTTG GCACCTATGGATCCAAGCAGAACTCCAGATGTTAAACCAAGAATAACAGATGAATCCGAAAAGGTCAAAACCTGGAAGTTGGCTGACATTGTCGACAATGGACATCTTCGAGCCCTGCATTTGACAGACACGGACACGAACCCAAGCAAA GTTGTCCGTTTGTTATATACAAATAATGGGATTGCACTCTTGGCTCTTGGCTCCAATGCTGTTCATAAGTTGTGGAAATGGCAACGGGGCGACAGAAATCCTAGTGGCAAG TCTACTGCATCTGTTGCACCTCACCTGTGGCAAGCAGCAAATGGGATTCTGATGACTAATGACACGAACGATGGCAACCCAGAAGAAGCATCCGCCTGCATTGCATTGTCCAAAAATGACTCCTATGTTATGTCTGCCTCTGGTGGCAAAGTCTCGTTGTTCAATATGATGACATTCAAG GTCATGACTACTTTCATGGCACCTCCGCCTGCTGCAACTTTCCTTGCATTCCACCCGCAAGATAATAATATCATCGCTATTGGAATGGAGGACTCTACCATCCAAATCTACAATGTCCGCATTGATGAT GTCAAAAGTAAGCTCAAGGGACATCAAAAGAAGATTACTGGGCTGGCCTTTTCTCAATCAATGAATGTGCTAGTATCATCAGGCGCTGATGCTCAG CTATGTGTGTGGAGTATTGATGGTTGGGAAAAAAAGAAATCAAGATATATTCAGCCCCCAGCAAACCGACCTGGCACTTTGGTTGGTGATACAAGGGTGCAGTTCCACAATGACCAGACACATCTTTTGGTAGTCCATGAGAGCCAGTTGGCAATCTATGATGGAAATCTTGAATGTTTGCGCTCG TGGTCTCCAAGAGATGCACTCCCAGCTCCGATATCAAGTGCAATATACTCGTGTGATGGTCTTTTGGTCTATGCTGCATTCTGTGATGGTGCTATTGGAGTCTTCGAAGCAGAATCTCTTAGGTTGCGCTGCCGGATTGCTCCTTCTGCTTATATTCCACCTTCAATACTAGCCTG TGCTGGACGGGTTTACCCGTTGGTAGTTGCTGCTCATCCCATGGAGCCTAACCAGATCGCACTCGGCATGAGCGATGGTAAAGTCCATGTGGTGGAGCCATTAGACGGGGACCCAAAGTGGGGAACAGCGCCGCCTCAGGACAATGGAGCGCACCCAGCGATATCAGCAGCACCATCAGCCGCTACCAACCAGGCATCTGATCAGCCAACAAGGTGA